The genome window tcattgaaaccaggccaggtacgcaggagtaattttatagtgcccaagtgtgtgcgcagtacacaagagcactctctattccttttactctcataatccagtgggacggaagaccgacacgactggcgagagatcaggcgcaggaccgactttttacatgcccatccgacgcatggatcatcttacttgacgacctccggagtcgagagcgacgctctaaccactagaccacggaggcgtttgtaGTATgtaatgtatatatgtatgtaatagTAGTATATTATTGGAGTCATGTAGGCATAAAAACTTCTATGTAAAATATAGACCAATTGTAGCTTAAGTCGGTTGCTGATATTGTATGTTTTCATTATTTACGAATTTAATGCCCATAGCTTTGTATAATTGTATTTAAGTTATATTGAaagtagaaaatagaaatactaggcatattataaagatttttaattatattatgacacaaaataaatattcacaCTTTTATTTAGACCCAATGATGATAATTACATTCAAAACGGCCAGTTTGAACCCGTGCGCAGTCCATAGATCCCGGATctgaaaaacattaaaaatgttataaaatgtaatataaatagacttagggagcatacccatactacgtgacctaatttttaagattttttaattttcggaattttctgtagaccttttcaatgtgtacaatactcggtacattattttgataaatctcgtaggggtcagcctgcgtttgcaatgtaagcggaaaaaaatgtaattatttacgacatcacattagaaaccccaacagtatttctccactattggttgcgtagttttaaagattaaaggaaacaaagggacattaaggaaaaaaaaaattgttttataatatttagtgatattctaaaattacaatacaacaatcagagaagttaatttctaggcagattgaattaacatgatccgactacatgacgttggtctgttaaCTACCCAGGAATCAAtgtcctcgatggtacctactagctattttagtcacgactgtagttcaaattgtaatcgaacaccaagtATAGTAAATATGATCACCAAGCTTGACAGCTACACCAAACTTCAAAATACCTGATAAGTGACAACAGTGCCTGTTTTTTATAATGGCTGTTTGCTAtaaataatcataatgtaataaatgacagtgtcaagtattaaatggcgagaaaaaatttttttgatcaaactacgtaggtcccccatctgcctagaaatcaacttctctgatgcttctctgatagtaccatcagCAAAATTGATAGATAGCAGATGGCGAATCTACGTTAATTAGTCAGGTTATGTCAGTATGACAAGTCAGTGTTAACCTGACTTGTGGTGACCTGTCAGCTAGGCTTGACATAGTAAAACCAAATTGCGTCGGTCCACCGTctgcctattaatcaatttctttgttagtatcaataagtaaattaatatcTGGAAgtacaaaatacatttttatacttaccctCGTTTACCCATCACAGCATTGCCCATGTGCAATGATCCTCCGTTGCAGGTGCTCAGTTCGGCTTCCCAGATGTTACCGCACTGACGACCGATGAAATGATTCGTTCTCACACTTGACGCAAAAAGTTCTGGGGCACGACCATGAGAGCAAGTACTAATCCAGCATCCAGGCTGAGGGTTCTTTCCGCCGTTTGGATAGAAATCTGCATTAGAGATCGCATCCATGATGCCGAGGAAGCCACCGTCGGTGTGAATGGACTCGACGTAGACGCCGCTATTTGTGTTTAAAGCCAAGGAATTCCCGCCCCAGCTTGGACCAGCTGGGTCCAAACCTGTAAataatacagatatattatattactttttgTTAATATGCGTAATAGCCGAAAGTGAGATACTCGACTATCCTTAGATACATAGTTAATTGCTTAGAAAAGTTTGATATCGCACAGGTTTTCCTTATTTAAATTTACCACTGGCAATGTCTCATTTTCAGAACCTCAATTATTGTAACGAGGTTCATGGCAATAGAAAAGTCTTTGTGTTGCCAGACTAAAGGTTTTCATCGTCATAAGGCCAATATGAGCGTAGACAATCCAAGCAGCGATTACCTGTTACGCGTCCTGGTCTTCCCGAAGCTGTGCGTCCAGCGTTGCCGACGACATGAGCTCCCAAGCTGAACCCGACTAGATGGAGGTTATTCCAATTTCCACCAGCCGTATTGAATAGCCAGATGAGGAAGTTTCCAAGGTGTTGTCCGACATTTGGGACACCCGCAGCGGCGGTTGAGTATAATGGGTTGTTAGCCAAGCGGCTCCAGTCGAGAACTATAACGTTGAAATCACCTACAGCTAGGAAAGCTTGAGTGATGAGCGGGTTCATTGGGGAATTGCCGTTGTTGTTCCATCCGTGGACGATCACCTTTGTAGGAAGTGCACCATTGTAGTTGGATGACGAGACGCTGTTCGCGTTGTTGATGACAAGGATTTGGGCATTGTTAGGATTGCGCCTGAAATTGATACACAAGTTTCATTGGTCCTAGTGAAATATTGTTTTCATTTgcggataatattatatcgcgATATCTTTCTTTTTCTTgatatttatgatattatatagaattataatattttcatacagcATTATCAGTTATCCGGATTAGCCCAAACGGCTTTAACAAGATCGGACTTATTGCAGGCCGACCTGACCAGACTCATTTTGTGCATTTCATGTGTGAACAAGATCGGTCTTCTTGTTTAGGGATTCTTTGAGGATTACTACATTTATATAATTACTACTATTActtaactttctgccgcgcactgtaaaactctggaacgaactgtaaACAGCATTATTTCGGGCCAATACTTCAAGAAGAGTGCGTATTCCCTCTTtgaaggccggcaatgcacctgcagatcttttaatgttgcgagtgtccatgggcgacggtagttgcttttcatcaggtgaaccgtttgctcgtttgccccattattttataaaagaaagtcACCTGGTAAAAAGCCAATACTGGTTGTCGGCGCCGTTCCTAGCTGAAGCTAATGCCTGTTCATCAACGGGAGCTTGAAGGTCTACCAGATGTGGTACTCCTTCACCATCCGGCATCCAGATATACCTGCTCTCCCCTTCTACATAGTGACTATTATCCCCTGGGATAACAGGAGTTGCGTAACAGGAAGATACTGAAAATGTGAAAGAATTAAGTTTATTTGTGAACaaagatttatttattcttaaagagtttttgtcgcggagcactttcaATAAATTGACTACCTACCTTTCAGCGGCCGTGGTTGCCGGTGAACAATTTATTCATTAATTGACAAATTGTCCACTGGTATAACCGGTATAAAAATTACTTTATGccggttattttaatatgtgATGATTcccatattaaaataaccgACGTAAAGTAATTTTTACTTCATATTAACATAATACAGCTACGTATCTACCTATgcctataataaaattattaatttgtatgtaccatcgaaaaattgattcctaggccatTGACagtacgtcatttggtcggagcatgtcaattcaatgttaattgtgatagactgtcggctgggtttgacgtaacgcgacaaaACTGCGTAGTTCCCCCATCCTTCtaggaatcaaattctctgacagtacaacaaacagtaaaataaaataaaataaaaaaaagacgcgttgcactccgggagtgccggcagaagtgaaaacttgattattgacgttgtgcattattctttttaacccattttttatgaaatcgatttaaaaaaaatgtttttttaaatcgatttcaTAAAATGAAACCCGTACAATCGATTACAAAATaccgacaatcgaaaaaaaagcaatcgattgttcgattaatcgatttcgatgttacaacactccaaccgtcttacggtttttcgatcagcacgaaaatctgacgcgagtttcacagtttttactcatcccacaaaagtgctcaacgccgctaaagaagttttcaattcaataaaataaatattataattattattatatgtgtgAAAATATACGCACAAGCAACACACACTAGTAGTACCCCAAGCAGCTTCATGATTACCGATAAACGTTTCAGTGACaacaatttgttttataatCAATCATTTATCAATATACTAATCTAAATCACAGTTCTTGATCGAAAACAacgtaaaaatcggccaagtgcgagtcggactcgcgcacgaagggttgcgCACGAACCCTGCGTGCGCGAGTAAAGTAgagaaaaattgtgtttttagtatgggagacccccttaattattatttatttaattttaattttgttattaaataattaagtacctacacATAAAATttgaggattttgtaaaaaaattaagtatttacaTGTAGCCTTTTGGCTCGTAATCTCTAaagattacgagccaaaaagggcataaaaatcacgtttgttgtatgggaacccgcCTTAAATCTTAACTTTattctgtttttagtatttgttgttatagcggtaccaaaaatacacaatctgtaaaaaattatagaagtctagctatagcggttcttgagttacagcctggagacagacagacggacatacggagagacagacggacagacatcgaagtctcagtaatagagtccagttttttttttatttttttaaataaatctatCTCTATCTATGGaagcttcacaccacgttagtccGGTCCCGTGGtaaatacctgaaggacttgtgttatgcTGGATTTACACGGGTTGACTTTAGTCgcgcggcaagtcaccagtcgaatcgcctgtccaagccaaatcgccaccccatttactatttctacaaaaaaaaaaaaaaactccacagccgaacatataacctcctcctttttggaagtcggttaaaaaatcgCCTGTGCCGCCCGAGATCTCTGCTATGTAtttgcagcaagcgatcgcttgcgactgagcgtttgcacggtcgattttaatcaccagccgcatgcggccttTTGGGCTTGcggctttagccgcatgcggcgtagtcgaattgccatttagacggttgattttcgccgtgcggcgtaaatagTGCgactttagtcacccgtgtaaatccagtattacgggtaccagacaacggaaatatcatttaatacagtttttatacttactaacaatttaatatttttatatactaacacaaaaaaagtttttatactaacattataaaattttaagattttaattatattatacatcttatatatgtataaaacgagcttttgcccgcggcttcgctcgcattaacaagtattattatatatacaaatttCATCCCctgtttgaaccccttggggttggaatttatcaaaatcctttcttagcggatgcctacgtcataacatctacctgcatgccaaatttcagcccaatccgtcctgtggtttgggctgtgcgttgatctagatcactatgtcaatcagtcagtcacctttgagttttatataatatatagattctcGTGTTACAATATTAGTTACCACTTACTGTACTCCTCCCAAACAGCTttatttactgatttttaccaaatttta of Aricia agestis chromosome 9, ilAriAges1.1, whole genome shotgun sequence contains these proteins:
- the LOC121730283 gene encoding lipase member H-A-like isoform X2 encodes the protein MPDGEGVPHLVDLQAPVDEQALASARNGADNQYWLFTRRNPNNAQILVINNANSVSSSNYNGALPTKVIVHGWNNNGNSPMNPLITQAFLAVGDFNVIVLDWSRLANNPLYSTAAAGVPNVGQHLGNFLIWLFNTAGGNWNNLHLVGFSLGAHVVGNAGRTASGRPGRVTGLDPAGPSWGGNSLALNTNSGVYVESIHTDGGFLGIMDAISNADFYPNGGKNPQPGCWISTCSHGRAPELFASSVRTNHFIGRQCGNIWEAELSTCNGGSLHMGNAVMGKRGSGIYGLRTGSNWPF
- the LOC121730283 gene encoding lipase member H-A-like isoform X1, which encodes MKLLGVLLVCVALSSCYATPVIPGDNSHYVEGESRYIWMPDGEGVPHLVDLQAPVDEQALASARNGADNQYWLFTRRNPNNAQILVINNANSVSSSNYNGALPTKVIVHGWNNNGNSPMNPLITQAFLAVGDFNVIVLDWSRLANNPLYSTAAAGVPNVGQHLGNFLIWLFNTAGGNWNNLHLVGFSLGAHVVGNAGRTASGRPGRVTGLDPAGPSWGGNSLALNTNSGVYVESIHTDGGFLGIMDAISNADFYPNGGKNPQPGCWISTCSHGRAPELFASSVRTNHFIGRQCGNIWEAELSTCNGGSLHMGNAVMGKRG